From one Flavobacteriales bacterium genomic stretch:
- the ybeY gene encoding rRNA maturation RNase YbeY, with protein sequence MDDSTIFFHEENISFVLSNEQSIVTWLTKAITDYDKTVGEISFIFTTDEDLHKINVEHLNHDTLTDVITFDYCEDNEVSGDIYISIDRVKENAESFSQTFDTELHRVLIHSTLHLLGYKDKSPKDKKEMTLKEDFYLTLLPPISS encoded by the coding sequence GTGGACGATTCTACTATCTTCTTTCATGAGGAGAATATTTCTTTTGTACTATCCAACGAACAATCTATTGTTACATGGCTAACAAAAGCCATTACCGATTACGATAAGACAGTGGGTGAAATCAGCTTTATCTTTACAACGGATGAAGACCTGCATAAAATTAATGTGGAACACCTTAACCACGATACACTCACAGATGTAATTACATTCGATTACTGTGAGGATAATGAAGTATCTGGTGATATATACATCAGTATAGATCGAGTAAAAGAAAATGCAGAATCATTCAGTCAAACATTTGACACAGAGCTACACAGAGTACTTATTCACAGCACATTACATCTTCTTGGATACAAAGATAAATCACCAAAAGATAAAAAGGAGATGACGTTGAAAGAAGATTTTTATCTAACTTTGCTTCCCCCTATTTCTTCGTGA
- a CDS encoding ATP-binding protein, with product MEERKELRFASKLENITLVEKLIDDVCELSDIDRDYYGNILVSLTEAVNNAIAHGNQSDPTKQVTVVFQSSKDNILFKVTDEGNGFNYENLPDPTSPENLEKPYGRGIFLIKHLSDEVEFIDEGKTISISFSVPALATAS from the coding sequence ATAGAGGAAAGGAAAGAGCTACGATTCGCCTCAAAATTAGAGAACATAACACTTGTAGAAAAGTTAATCGACGACGTATGTGAACTATCCGATATTGACCGAGATTACTATGGAAACATTCTTGTTTCCTTAACTGAAGCCGTCAATAACGCAATTGCACACGGAAATCAGTCCGATCCTACGAAACAAGTTACTGTGGTGTTCCAATCTTCTAAAGACAATATTTTATTTAAAGTAACAGATGAAGGAAATGGTTTTAATTACGAAAACCTACCTGATCCTACTTCACCAGAAAATCTTGAAAAGCCGTATGGCAGAGGTATCTTCCTTATCAAACATTTATCTGATGAGGTTGAGTTTATCGATGAAGGAAAAACTATCAGTATTTCTTTTAGCGTACCAGCATTAGCTACTGCTAGCTAA